The sequence TTTAAAAGATATGGTTCACATAGATCTTCAATTGTCTCAGGGCTCTCACCCAAAAACTGAGAAATATTGTCAATACCTGCAGGCCCACCCTTGAAAATATCCTTTAAGGCTCGCAAATATTTTCTATCAAGGTCATTTAAGCCCAAATCATCAATATTTATAATTTCTAAAGACCTTTTTGCAGCCTCAACGTCAATTAATTTAATTTTATTTACCTGGACGTAATCTCTTACTCTTCTAAGAAGTTTATTCGCAACCCTTGGAGTAAATCTCGATCTTTTAGCCAAAAATTTGGACGCCTCTTCTTCTATATCCAAATTAAGAAATTGAGCAGATCTTTTAATAATAGCAGTTAGTTCTTCTACCTGATAAAATTCAAAATATCCATGAATTCCAAACCTGTCGATTAATGGAGAGGAAAGTAAGCCCGGTTTTGTAGTAGCACAAATTAAAGTAAAAGGAGGAAGGTTTAATCTGATACTTTGAGCTCCTACTCCTTTTGAAACACTTATGTCTACAATATAGTCTTCCATAGAAATATATAAAATTTCTTCTAAATTTTTCGGTAATCTATGAATCTCGTCAATAAATAAAACAGATCCTTCTTTATCTATTGACGTTAAGAGCCCGACAAGATCAATTGGCTTTTGCAGTGCAGACGCTATAGCAAATTTAAAGTTTTTCCCCATTTCATATGCAAGTATAGAAGCAAGCGTTGTCTTTCCAAGACCTGGAGGACCAGATAGCAATATATGGTCTAGCATTTCATTTCTTTTCTTTGCAGCATTTACAGAAATTTTCAATAGTCTCTTTATGTTTTCCTGCCCTATATATTCATCAAAAGATTTCGGCCTTAATATGTTCATCTTATCCTTTGAATTGCCATAGTAATAATATCCTCACTCTTGATAATATTTAAGTCTTGAACATCTTTAAGTGTATCAATTACAACTTCTTTAGCCTTTTGAAAGGATACCCCTAACGAAACCAGAGCATCTACAGCTAACTTTGCCTTATCATCAAATTTTACCTCAGAAAATTCTGGAAAGCATCCTTTCAGTTCTTCGAATATTCTTTTAGCAGTCTTTTCTCCAACTCCAGGAATTGATTTCAGCGAGTCTATGCGATCACCCTTCAAATCTAAAATTAAGGTTGGGTTTGTTTTAAATGAAGATATAATCTGTAATGCTAGTTTAACTCCAATTCCATGGATTTTTAAAAGCTTTTGAAAACTTTCGAGATCTGAAATTGACTCAAAACCAAATAGTTGTTGAGATTCTCCAATGAACTGATGGCTTATATAAAGTTCAATAATATCGCCTTTCTTGTTCTTGTTCTTCTCTAAGAGATAGGGTGGCAACTTTATTAAGTATCCTAAGCCATTATTTTCCACAATTATACCATTTTCTATAAAACCGATTAAATTACCTACTATATATGCTATCATCGTATGAATATACAAGCGCTAACGCTATAGCATCAGTAACGTCATCTTGTAAATTATCGAAATTTGAACTCAAAATATATTCTACTGATCTTTTAACTTGATCTTTATTTGCAAGACCATTTCCTGATATCAAACGCTTCACTTCTTTAGGAGTATATTCTCTATATTGGATATTTCTTTTGCTTAAAACTAATTTTATTACACCTCTTCCTTCTGATACATCCATAACTGTCTTTTGATTTTTGAAATAAAAAAGCTTTTCGATTGAACATGCCTGTGGATTGTATTTATCGATAAGGAGATTTAATTCTTCAAATATCTTACAAAGTCTTTGATTCTGATTATAACCATGAATCTGGATTAAGCCGCAACTTTCTAATTTAATTTCGCTACTCTTTCTAACAAGTGCGTAACCAATATCTGCTACTCCCGGGTCAATACCTAAAATAATCATACTAATTTAATTTTCTCAAAAGAGAGCTAATTTTCTTTCTCAACTTCTTTCATAATTTCATCAGGAATATCTATATTTGAATATACATTTTGGATATCGTCGTGGTCTTCTAGTTGTTCAAGAAAGCCCAAAACCTTTTTTGCATCTGAAACGCTATTAATTTGGACATAAGTTGAAGGTACCATAACCAATTCGCAGCTAGTAATGTTGAATTTATGTTCTTTTAGTTTGCTCTGAACCTGATAAAGGTTTTCTGGTTCGGTTGTTATTTTGGTCTCCCCATCGCTTTGTTCTACATCATCAATAGAAAGATCTTCTTCAAGAGCTAATTCCATAATTTTTTCTTCATTTTCGCCTTCAATAATAATCTCGCCTTTTCTTGAAAACATCCATGCAACCGCTCCAGCCTCAGCCATATTCCCACCATATTTAGAAAAAATCTTTCTAATTTCAGGAGCAGTTCTATTTTTGTTATCAGTAGTTACTTGCATCAACACTGCAATACCTAATGGTCCATATCCTTCATACATAAGTTCTTCATAGTTAGTACCATCATTAAGCTCACCAGTACCTTTTTGGATAGCTCTTTTGATATTATCAGAAGGCATATTAACGCTCTTTGCCTTTTCAATTGCTATTCTCAGCCTTGGGTTAGCTTCAGGATTTCCACCACCAGTTCTTGCGGCAACGGTCAATTCTCTTGCAAGTTTTGTAAAAATCCTTCCCCTTATAGCATCTTCTTTTGACTTCTTATGCTTAATATTTGCCCATTTAGAATGACCAGAAATGTTTACACCTCCATAAAATTAAAAAAATTAATAAAATACATAATGAAAGAAAAATTCTAATAAATTATAACAAAAATTTCAAAGTCCTGTATGACCAAACCCTCTACTGTTTCTTTTTGTTTCATCCAATTTAGAAAAAATAAATTGAGCATCATAAATTCTTTGAAAAACCATTTGTGCAATTCTATCAAAGGGATTAATAGTAAAAGTCTTATCTCCAAGATTAATTAAAATAACCTTTATTTCTCCTCTATAATCAGAATCTATTGTCCCTGGACTATTTAGAACAAATACGCCTTTTAAAGCAAGACCGCTTCTTGATCTTATTTGAGCCTCATATCCTGAAGGGATCTGAATTCTTATTCCAGTAGGAATTAATTTTATCTCCCCCTTTAAGAGTTCAACAGGATTGTTAATATATGCCTTTATATCATACCCACTGCTACCTTCAGTTTTTCTTTCTGGCATACAATTTTCGTTCGCTAATTCAATGCCTACGCTTATCATTAATTAATCCTTAAAAACACTTTTCTTCCCACTTTCAATCTATGTTCTCCCTTTTTAACAACAAATTTTTCATCAGTTACAGTTTCCTCATCTATTTCTATTGCGCCCTGAGAAATAAGTCTTTTACCTTCACTTGAACTCTTCAATAGTCCAATATCTACCAAAAGTTTCGGCAACCAGGCTTCGTCTTCATTTTTATATGGCCACTGATATACTGGAGCATCTTCAGGAAAAGTTCTTTTCTCGAAAGTAGTTTCAAATGTCTCTTTAGCTTTTAGTGCTTCTTCCTCAGAAGAGTACATTTTGGTTATTTCAAAAGCAAGAATCTTTTTGATATCCTTTGGATTTTTATATTTTTCAAAAAAACCAGAAATTTCGTCTTCTCTAAAATCTGTTAGTAAAACAAAATATTGTTTTAAAAGTTCATCTGGTATAGACATCAGTTTTCCAAATATATTTTTCGGATCTTCAGCAATGCCTACATAATTTCCAAGACTTTTGCTCATTTTTTGTTTTCCATCAAGACCAGCAATAATTGGCATAGTTAAACATACTTGGGGTTCCATCCCCATTTTTTCCATCAAGTCTCTTCCTATCAACAAATTAAAGGTTTGATCTGTTCCACCAAGTTCCACATCAGCTTTGATTGCTACAGAATCATATGCTTGCAAAAGGGGATATAAAATTTCATGTAAGCTAATTGCTTCATTTGTTTTCAATCTTTGTGAAAACGTCTCCCTTTCAAGAATTCTTGCTACAGTAAATTTTGCACTAATTTTAATTAACTCTTCCAAACTAATTTTAGATAACCATTCAGAATTATATTTTATAATAGTCTTTTTTTCATCCAAAATCTTAAAAGCTTGGGTTTTATAAGTCTGGGCATTCCTTTTTATTTCATCAACACTAAGAGCAGGTCTAGTTTTAGACTTGCCAGTAGGATCCCCTATTAAAGTTGTAAAATCACCAATAATCAAAATAACAGTATGGCCAAGATCTTGAAAATTTTTTAACTTTCTAAGTACAACCGTATGACCCAGGTGTAAATCTGGTGCTGTAGGATCTATTCCAAGCTTAATGTTTAACTTTCTACCTGACTTAATCTTTTTTTCAAGATCTTCGAGAGGGATAATCTCTTCTGCTCCTCTTTGGATTAATTTAATCGACTCTTCAAAGTTCAAAAAAAACCCTCCTTTCAAAGTTACATAAGGAATGATATCATATACAAGACAGACTTTGAATATCATGTTATAATTTACTTTCGTTTAAAATTTATAGAAAGAGAAAATGGAGGAATTATATGCCCGTTACAAAAACTGCAACTAGAGCATTAAGAAAAAGTTTAAGAAAAAAACAACATAATCAATCGTTAAAATCTGCTGCAAAAACTATTATTAAAAATTTTGAGAAATTTATTTCAAGTGAAACAGCATCAGAACAAAAAGAAAAAGCCATAGAGCTATTTAAAAAAGCAGTGAGCTCGGTTGATAAAGTTGCAAAAAGAGGCATTTTTGCTAAAAATAAAGCTGCAAGAAAAAAGTCTCAACTTCAAATAAAACTTAATAACTTTCTGAATCAGAAAAAAGAGTCCTAAGTATTAATTGCAAAGAATCATCATTTGACAGAAGGCCAGATTTAAGCTGACCTTCTGTTTTTATTACT comes from Thermodesulfobium acidiphilum and encodes:
- the ruvB gene encoding Holliday junction branch migration DNA helicase RuvB; this encodes MNILRPKSFDEYIGQENIKRLLKISVNAAKKRNEMLDHILLSGPPGLGKTTLASILAYEMGKNFKFAIASALQKPIDLVGLLTSIDKEGSVLFIDEIHRLPKNLEEILYISMEDYIVDISVSKGVGAQSIRLNLPPFTLICATTKPGLLSSPLIDRFGIHGYFEFYQVEELTAIIKRSAQFLNLDIEEEASKFLAKRSRFTPRVANKLLRRVRDYVQVNKIKLIDVEAAKRSLEIINIDDLGLNDLDRKYLRALKDIFKGGPAGIDNISQFLGESPETIEDLCEPYLLKIDFIQRTPRGRILTENALNYLENNNYEKSF
- the ruvA gene encoding Holliday junction branch migration protein RuvA gives rise to the protein MIAYIVGNLIGFIENGIIVENNGLGYLIKLPPYLLEKNKNKKGDIIELYISHQFIGESQQLFGFESISDLESFQKLLKIHGIGVKLALQIISSFKTNPTLILDLKGDRIDSLKSIPGVGEKTAKRIFEELKGCFPEFSEVKFDDKAKLAVDALVSLGVSFQKAKEVVIDTLKDVQDLNIIKSEDIITMAIQRIR
- the ruvC gene encoding crossover junction endodeoxyribonuclease RuvC, yielding MIILGIDPGVADIGYALVRKSSEIKLESCGLIQIHGYNQNQRLCKIFEELNLLIDKYNPQACSIEKLFYFKNQKTVMDVSEGRGVIKLVLSKRNIQYREYTPKEVKRLISGNGLANKDQVKRSVEYILSSNFDNLQDDVTDAIALALVYSYDDSIYSR
- a CDS encoding YebC/PmpR family DNA-binding transcriptional regulator; protein product: MSGHSKWANIKHKKSKEDAIRGRIFTKLARELTVAARTGGGNPEANPRLRIAIEKAKSVNMPSDNIKRAIQKGTGELNDGTNYEELMYEGYGPLGIAVLMQVTTDNKNRTAPEIRKIFSKYGGNMAEAGAVAWMFSRKGEIIIEGENEEKIMELALEEDLSIDDVEQSDGETKITTEPENLYQVQSKLKEHKFNITSCELVMVPSTYVQINSVSDAKKVLGFLEQLEDHDDIQNVYSNIDIPDEIMKEVEKEN
- the dut gene encoding dUTP diphosphatase, producing the protein MSVGIELANENCMPERKTEGSSGYDIKAYINNPVELLKGEIKLIPTGIRIQIPSGYEAQIRSRSGLALKGVFVLNSPGTIDSDYRGEIKVILINLGDKTFTINPFDRIAQMVFQRIYDAQFIFSKLDETKRNSRGFGHTGL
- the tyrS gene encoding tyrosine--tRNA ligase translates to MNFEESIKLIQRGAEEIIPLEDLEKKIKSGRKLNIKLGIDPTAPDLHLGHTVVLRKLKNFQDLGHTVILIIGDFTTLIGDPTGKSKTRPALSVDEIKRNAQTYKTQAFKILDEKKTIIKYNSEWLSKISLEELIKISAKFTVARILERETFSQRLKTNEAISLHEILYPLLQAYDSVAIKADVELGGTDQTFNLLIGRDLMEKMGMEPQVCLTMPIIAGLDGKQKMSKSLGNYVGIAEDPKNIFGKLMSIPDELLKQYFVLLTDFREDEISGFFEKYKNPKDIKKILAFEITKMYSSEEEALKAKETFETTFEKRTFPEDAPVYQWPYKNEDEAWLPKLLVDIGLLKSSSEGKRLISQGAIEIDEETVTDEKFVVKKGEHRLKVGRKVFLRIN
- the rpsT gene encoding 30S ribosomal protein S20, whose protein sequence is MPVTKTATRALRKSLRKKQHNQSLKSAAKTIIKNFEKFISSETASEQKEKAIELFKKAVSSVDKVAKRGIFAKNKAARKKSQLQIKLNNFLNQKKES